A genomic region of Bradyrhizobium sp. ORS 278 contains the following coding sequences:
- a CDS encoding tyrosine-type recombinase/integrase encodes MRRRLPPNVERNVVKGHVYYAYRIGKGPRVKLPDPSSEEFGAAYQAAIQGAAQTRPAPSQDAPQSLGALIASYYDSDEFRSLRASSKEGYRRRLELMRAAHGHRSVGGLTRERIEAKILKPLSNKPGARLDTLKKLRILIRHAKALKWLKVNPSEGIKRGKSKEIRGWTDNELAAFEARWPFGTRQRAAYEMMLNVGTARADTHLTTWTQADNEVFEYTRRKTDVAVLVQQADSLCQALAALPRRHVTILVTEWGKPFSVDGFSGWMRDAMTAAGLPLDCKPHGLRKTLGRMLADAGATAHEIMAALGHMTLAEAERYTREADRRRGGKRAIVKLEDHKANRIPQTSSGRLGKGKRS; translated from the coding sequence ATGCGGCGCAGGCTGCCCCCGAACGTCGAGCGCAACGTCGTCAAGGGGCACGTCTACTACGCCTATCGAATCGGCAAGGGCCCGCGCGTCAAGCTCCCAGATCCGTCCTCCGAGGAATTCGGCGCTGCCTACCAGGCTGCGATCCAGGGCGCCGCGCAGACCCGTCCTGCGCCGAGCCAGGACGCACCGCAATCGCTTGGCGCCCTCATCGCCTCCTACTACGACAGCGACGAATTTCGTTCGCTTCGCGCCTCCAGCAAAGAGGGCTATCGCCGCCGGCTCGAGTTGATGCGGGCCGCGCACGGCCATCGCTCGGTCGGCGGCCTCACGCGCGAGCGCATCGAGGCGAAGATCCTCAAGCCGCTGTCGAACAAGCCCGGCGCCCGGCTCGACACGCTGAAGAAGCTGCGCATCCTGATCCGCCATGCCAAGGCGCTGAAGTGGCTCAAGGTCAATCCGAGCGAGGGCATCAAGCGCGGCAAGTCGAAGGAGATCCGCGGGTGGACGGACAACGAGCTGGCGGCCTTCGAAGCGCGCTGGCCCTTTGGCACGCGCCAGCGCGCCGCCTATGAGATGATGCTCAACGTCGGCACCGCGCGCGCCGATACTCACCTCACGACCTGGACGCAGGCCGACAACGAGGTGTTCGAGTATACGCGACGCAAGACCGATGTCGCCGTCCTGGTGCAGCAGGCGGATTCGTTGTGCCAGGCGCTCGCCGCACTACCGCGCCGCCACGTCACCATCCTGGTGACCGAGTGGGGCAAGCCGTTCTCGGTCGATGGCTTCTCCGGCTGGATGCGCGACGCGATGACGGCTGCCGGTTTGCCGCTCGACTGCAAGCCGCACGGGCTGCGCAAGACGCTTGGCCGCATGCTGGCCGATGCCGGCGCGACCGCTCACGAGATCATGGCCGCCCTCGGCCACATGACGCTGGCCGAGGCCGAGCGCTACACCCGCGAAGCCGACCGCCGCCGCGGCGGCAAGCGCGCGATCGTCAAGTTGGAAGATCACAAGGCGAACAGAATTCCCCAAACCTCTTCGGGTCGTTTGGGGAAAGGCAAAAGAAGCTGA
- a CDS encoding DUF2312 domain-containing protein, giving the protein MTIAATEGRELLRSYVERIERIVEEIQALKDDQKVLFAEAKAQGIDTKSMRRIIKRRQKDQAELTEQESVDALYMHALGMTAEHPLHQQVAELAQTGLGRDQVIEALQLLIPVNGEIIASVGGQPMRLWRTADGKSFAEDYVPPLFQEFMNKRKAS; this is encoded by the coding sequence ATGACCATTGCTGCCACCGAGGGCCGCGAGCTGCTGCGCTCCTACGTCGAGCGGATCGAGCGCATCGTCGAGGAAATTCAGGCGCTCAAGGATGACCAGAAAGTCCTGTTCGCCGAAGCGAAGGCGCAGGGCATCGACACCAAGTCGATGCGCCGGATCATCAAGCGGCGGCAAAAGGACCAGGCCGAGCTGACCGAGCAGGAGTCGGTCGACGCCCTCTACATGCACGCGCTCGGCATGACCGCTGAGCACCCGCTGCATCAACAGGTGGCGGAGCTGGCGCAGACTGGGCTCGGCCGCGACCAGGTGATCGAGGCGCTGCAGCTGCTGATCCCGGTCAATGGCGAGATCATCGCCAGCGTCGGCGGCCAGCCGATGCGGCTGTGGCGCACGGCGGATGGCAAGTCGTTCGCCGAGGACTACGTGCCGCCGCTGTTCCAGGAGTTCATGAACAAGCGCAAGGCTTCGTGA
- a CDS encoding S24 family peptidase: protein MKDLQLQQRRWLSEQLKARGRGARSALANHLGIRTDAISRMTNLDGAKENREISLAELIGMAEFFEDEPPGLKEARSKAKDIRDRTEAKITRVPLLDTVPAGKLAAPMSQLPIDQVPLLAFADLGRGDFIALTVRGDSMDRISPESSTIIVNKADRTLVSNKAYVFCDRGEVTFKLWKPDPPRLAPLSTNPVHEPRYLKTKAEAERMVVGRVKRSFLDL from the coding sequence ATGAAGGACTTACAACTACAGCAGCGCCGTTGGCTCAGTGAACAACTCAAGGCGCGCGGCCGTGGCGCCCGCAGCGCCCTGGCGAATCATCTGGGCATTCGCACCGACGCGATCAGCCGCATGACCAACCTGGACGGCGCGAAGGAGAACCGCGAGATCTCCCTGGCCGAGCTGATCGGCATGGCCGAGTTCTTTGAGGACGAGCCGCCCGGACTCAAGGAGGCCCGCAGCAAGGCGAAGGACATTCGTGACCGGACCGAGGCCAAGATCACGCGCGTCCCCCTGCTCGATACCGTGCCGGCCGGCAAGCTAGCCGCGCCGATGTCGCAACTGCCCATCGACCAGGTGCCGCTGCTTGCCTTCGCCGACCTCGGTCGCGGCGATTTCATCGCCTTGACGGTCAGGGGCGATTCCATGGACCGCATTTCGCCGGAGAGTTCGACGATCATCGTCAACAAGGCTGACCGAACCCTCGTCTCGAATAAGGCATACGTCTTCTGCGACCGAGGCGAGGTCACCTTCAAGCTGTGGAAGCCGGATCCGCCGCGGTTGGCGCCGCTTTCGACAAACCCCGTCCACGAGCCGCGCTATCTCAAGACCAAAGCCGAAGCCGAGCGAATGGTGGTCGGACGCGTCAAACGATCATTCCTGGATCTCTAA
- a CDS encoding AlpA family transcriptional regulator yields MTRQVALPPTLPPRLIGREAAAAYVSVSPKTFDVMVSEGRMPQARELTPRRWAWDVRELDAAVDGLPRKGGPADQDETGMVPADDFGWDD; encoded by the coding sequence ATGACCCGCCAGGTCGCGCTCCCGCCCACCCTGCCCCCGCGGCTGATCGGCCGCGAGGCCGCTGCGGCCTATGTCAGCGTCTCGCCCAAGACCTTCGACGTCATGGTCAGCGAAGGCCGCATGCCGCAGGCACGGGAGTTGACACCGCGGCGCTGGGCTTGGGATGTTCGAGAGCTGGACGCCGCAGTCGACGGCCTGCCCCGCAAGGGCGGCCCGGCGGACCAGGACGAGACCGGCATGGTGCCGGCTGACGACTTTGGATGGGATGATTGA
- a CDS encoding HNH endonuclease, giving the protein MIREAFNLARHQIEIETVDLLDLSATPWRRIMLSARDNVWCLVDAADAAWLTETVWNVSWGSRTPWQKYAKRNVGPDRATVRMHREIMIKADPRSDRFMRTHVVDHINGQTLDNRRCNLRWLTHRQNCGNRTPRERIPSLDSIVLQLLADLGPAREPAEVPF; this is encoded by the coding sequence ATGATCCGCGAAGCCTTCAACCTTGCCCGGCATCAGATCGAGATCGAGACGGTCGACCTCCTCGATCTCTCCGCGACGCCGTGGCGCCGCATCATGCTGTCGGCGCGCGACAACGTCTGGTGTCTCGTCGATGCGGCCGATGCCGCCTGGCTGACCGAGACCGTCTGGAACGTGTCCTGGGGCTCGCGCACGCCTTGGCAGAAGTACGCCAAGCGCAATGTCGGGCCCGACCGGGCGACGGTGCGGATGCATCGCGAGATCATGATCAAGGCCGATCCGCGCTCGGACCGCTTCATGCGGACGCACGTCGTCGACCACATCAACGGCCAGACGCTCGACAATCGCCGCTGCAATCTGCGCTGGCTGACGCATCGCCAGAACTGCGGCAACCGCACCCCGCGCGAGCGCATCCCTTCACTCGATTCCATCGTCCTGCAGCTGCTGGCGGATCTCGGCCCGGCGCGGGAGCCTGCGGAGGTGCCGTTCTGA